One part of the Bradyrhizobium sp. CB1650 genome encodes these proteins:
- a CDS encoding adenine phosphoribosyltransferase, producing the protein MTFDHDLKASVRTIPDYPKPGIMFRDITTLLADARAFRRAVDQLVHPWAGNKIDKVAGMEARGFILGGAVAHQLSAGFVPIRKKGKLPHTTVRIAYSLEYGIDEMEMHVDAVAPGERVILVDDLIATGGTAEGAVKLLRQIGANVIAACFIIDLPELGGAAKLRAMDVPVRTLMTFEGH; encoded by the coding sequence ATGACTTTTGACCACGATCTGAAGGCCAGCGTCCGCACGATTCCCGACTATCCAAAGCCCGGGATCATGTTCCGCGACATCACCACGCTACTCGCCGACGCGCGCGCCTTCCGCCGTGCGGTCGACCAGCTCGTGCATCCCTGGGCCGGCAACAAGATCGACAAGGTCGCCGGCATGGAGGCGCGCGGCTTCATCCTCGGCGGCGCGGTGGCGCATCAGCTCTCCGCCGGCTTCGTGCCGATCCGGAAGAAGGGCAAGCTGCCGCACACCACGGTGCGCATCGCCTATTCGCTGGAGTATGGCATCGACGAGATGGAGATGCATGTCGACGCCGTCGCGCCCGGCGAACGCGTGATCCTGGTCGACGATCTCATTGCCACCGGCGGCACCGCGGAGGGCGCGGTGAAGCTGCTGAGGCAGATCGGTGCCAATGTGATTGCCGCCTGCTTCATCATCGACCTGCCCGAGCTCGGCGGCGCAGCCAAGCTGCGCGCCATGGACGTGCCGGTCCGCACGCTGATGACGTTCGAGGGGCACTGA
- a CDS encoding anthranilate synthase component I, translated as MNRTVFALPARSDYLTRAGLAVTRVVEQFTGGANRLDDLISLLDRRRGVVLSSGTTVPGRYESFDLGFSDPPLKLETVGFNFTLEALNGRGQVLIAFLGDVLREPCVVISERTASRLSGHIIRGDAPVEEDQRTRRASVMSLVRDLIAAFSANDDALLGLLGAFAYDLVFQIEDLVQKRAREQDQRDIVLYVPDRLLAYDRATGRGVVLTYDFAWKGKSTEGMPHETADSPYLKTPRQGFADHAPGEYQATVETARAAFARGDLFEAVPGQLFAEPCERSPAEVFQRLCVINPSPYGALMNLGDGEFLVSASPEMFVRSDGRRVETCPISGTIARGTDAIGDAEQIRQLLNSEKDEFELNMCTDVDRNDKARVCVPGTIKVLARRQIETYSKLFHTVDHVEGVLRPGFDALDAFLTHAWAVTVTGAPKLWAMQFVEDHERSPRRWYAGAIGAVNFDGSINTGLTIRTIRMKDGLAEVRVGATCLFDSDPASEDRECQVKAAALFQALRGDPPKPLSTFAPDATGSGKQVLLIDHDDSFVHMLADYFRQVGASVTVVRYVHALDMLEQRKWDLLVLSPGPGRPEDFGIRKTIDAALEKKLPVFGVCLGVQAIGEYFGGELGQLAHPAHGRPSRVQVRGGRLMRNLPNEIVIGRYHSLYVERDSMPDVLTVTASTEDGVAMALEHKTLPVAGVQFHPESLMSLGGEVGLRIVENAFRLEARTN; from the coding sequence ATGAACAGGACCGTTTTTGCCCTTCCGGCCAGAAGCGACTATCTAACCCGCGCCGGCCTTGCCGTCACGCGTGTGGTGGAGCAGTTCACCGGCGGCGCCAACAGGCTCGACGATCTCATCAGCCTGCTCGACCGCCGCCGCGGCGTGGTGCTGTCCTCGGGCACGACCGTGCCCGGCCGCTACGAGAGTTTTGACCTCGGCTTCTCCGACCCGCCGCTCAAGCTCGAGACGGTCGGCTTCAACTTCACCCTCGAAGCGCTGAACGGGCGCGGGCAGGTGCTGATCGCCTTCCTCGGCGACGTCTTGCGCGAGCCTTGCGTGGTGATCTCCGAGAGGACCGCCTCGCGCCTGTCCGGCCACATCATCCGCGGCGATGCCCCGGTCGAGGAAGACCAGCGCACGCGGCGCGCCAGCGTGATGTCGCTGGTGCGCGATCTCATCGCCGCCTTCTCCGCCAATGACGATGCGCTGCTCGGCCTGCTCGGCGCCTTCGCCTACGACCTCGTGTTCCAGATCGAGGACCTGGTGCAGAAGCGCGCGCGCGAGCAGGACCAGCGCGACATCGTGCTCTATGTCCCCGATCGCCTGCTTGCCTATGACCGTGCCACCGGCCGCGGCGTGGTCCTGACCTACGATTTCGCCTGGAAGGGCAAATCAACGGAAGGCATGCCGCACGAGACGGCCGACAGCCCCTACCTGAAGACGCCACGTCAGGGCTTTGCCGATCACGCACCCGGCGAGTATCAGGCGACGGTGGAGACGGCGCGCGCGGCGTTTGCGCGCGGCGACTTGTTCGAGGCGGTGCCGGGACAACTTTTCGCAGAACCGTGTGAGCGCTCGCCGGCCGAAGTTTTCCAGCGTCTCTGCGTCATCAACCCGTCGCCCTACGGCGCGTTGATGAATCTCGGCGACGGCGAGTTCCTGGTGTCGGCGTCGCCGGAAATGTTCGTGCGCTCCGACGGGCGCCGCGTCGAAACCTGCCCGATCTCGGGCACCATCGCGCGCGGCACCGATGCGATCGGAGACGCCGAGCAGATCCGCCAGCTCCTGAACTCGGAAAAGGACGAGTTCGAGCTCAACATGTGCACCGATGTCGACCGCAACGACAAGGCGCGCGTCTGCGTCCCCGGCACGATCAAGGTGCTGGCGCGCCGCCAGATCGAGACCTATTCGAAGCTCTTCCACACCGTCGATCATGTCGAGGGCGTGCTGCGCCCGGGCTTCGATGCGCTCGATGCGTTCCTCACCCATGCCTGGGCGGTGACGGTGACCGGCGCGCCAAAGCTCTGGGCCATGCAATTCGTCGAGGATCACGAGCGTTCGCCGCGGCGCTGGTACGCCGGCGCCATCGGCGCGGTGAATTTCGACGGCAGCATCAATACCGGCCTCACCATCCGCACCATCCGGATGAAGGATGGCCTCGCCGAGGTGCGCGTCGGCGCCACCTGCCTGTTCGATTCAGATCCCGCCTCGGAGGACCGCGAATGCCAGGTGAAGGCGGCCGCCCTGTTCCAGGCCTTGCGCGGTGATCCGCCAAAACCGCTGTCGACCTTCGCGCCCGATGCGACCGGCTCGGGCAAGCAGGTGCTGCTGATCGACCACGACGACAGCTTCGTGCACATGCTCGCCGACTATTTCCGTCAGGTCGGCGCCAGCGTCACGGTGGTGCGCTATGTGCATGCGCTCGACATGCTCGAGCAGAGGAAGTGGGATCTGCTGGTGCTGTCGCCCGGGCCGGGACGGCCGGAGGATTTCGGGATCAGGAAGACGATCGACGCGGCGCTGGAGAAGAAGCTGCCGGTGTTCGGCGTCTGCCTCGGCGTGCAGGCGATCGGCGAATACTTTGGCGGCGAGCTCGGGCAACTGGCGCATCCCGCCCATGGCCGGCCCTCGCGGGTGCAGGTGCGCGGTGGTCGCCTGATGCGCAATCTGCCGAACGAGATCGTGATCGGCCGCTATCATTCGCTCTATGTCGAGCGCGACAGCATGCCGGATGTTCTGACCGTAACCGCCAGCACCGAGGATGGCGTCGCCATGGCGCTGGAGCATAAGACGCTGCCGGTCGCCGGCGTGCAATTCCACCCGGAATCGCTGATGTCGCTGGGCGGCGAGGTCGGCCTGCGCATCGTCGAGAACGCGTTCCGGCTGGAAGCGAGGACGAATTGA
- the fbcH gene encoding cytochrome b/c1, which translates to MSGPSDYQPSNPALQWIERRLPIIGLIHSSFVAYPTPRNLNYWWTFGAILSFMLGMQILTGVILAMHYTPYADLAFKSVELIVRDVNYGWLLRNMHAVGASMFFFAVYVHMFRGLYYGSYKEPREVLWILGVIIYLLMMATGFMGYVLPWGQMSFWGATVITNLFSAIPYVGESIVTLLWGGYSVGNPTLNRFFSLHYLLPFLIAGVVVLHVWALHVAGQNNPDGVEPKTEKDTVPFTPHATIKDMFGVSCFLILYAWFIFYMPNYLGDADNYIPANPGVTPPHIVPEWYYLPFYAILRSIPNKLAGVIAMFSAILILCFLPWLDSARTRSSKYRPLAKQFFWIFVVVCLLLGYLGAQPPEGIYVIAGRILTVCYFAYFLIVLPLLSRIETPRSVPNSISEAVLARGGKVAASVAVTLVAAGALFLGTLQDARAAEGNDKPPANKWSFAGPFGKFDRGALQRGLKVYKEVCANCHGLSFVAFRNLAEAGGPGYSPAQAVAFASEYKIKDGPNDAGDMFERPGRPADYFPSPFPNEQAARAANGGAAPPDLSLITKARSYERGFPWFIFDFFTQYQEQGPDYVAAVLQGFEEKVPEGVTIPEGSYYNKYFPGHAIKMPKPLSDGQVTYDDGSPTTVAQYAKDVTTFLMWTAEPHMEARKRLGFQVFVFLIIFAGLMYFTKKKVWADSH; encoded by the coding sequence ATGAGCGGACCATCCGACTACCAGCCGAGCAATCCGGCCTTGCAATGGATCGAGCGACGTCTGCCGATCATTGGTCTCATCCACTCTTCCTTCGTCGCCTATCCCACTCCGCGTAACCTGAACTACTGGTGGACCTTCGGCGCTATCCTCTCGTTCATGCTCGGGATGCAGATCCTGACCGGCGTGATCCTGGCGATGCACTACACGCCCTACGCCGACCTGGCCTTCAAGTCGGTCGAGCTGATCGTGCGCGACGTCAACTATGGCTGGCTGCTGCGCAACATGCACGCCGTCGGGGCGTCGATGTTCTTCTTCGCCGTCTACGTCCACATGTTCCGCGGTCTCTATTACGGGTCGTACAAGGAGCCGCGCGAGGTGCTGTGGATCCTCGGCGTCATCATCTATCTCCTGATGATGGCGACCGGCTTCATGGGCTACGTGCTGCCGTGGGGCCAGATGAGCTTCTGGGGCGCCACCGTCATCACCAACCTGTTCTCCGCAATTCCCTATGTCGGCGAGAGCATCGTGACGCTGTTGTGGGGCGGCTATTCGGTCGGCAATCCGACCCTGAACCGCTTCTTCTCGCTGCACTACCTGCTGCCATTCCTGATCGCAGGCGTCGTCGTGCTCCACGTCTGGGCGCTGCACGTCGCCGGCCAGAACAATCCTGACGGCGTCGAACCGAAGACCGAAAAGGACACGGTGCCGTTCACGCCGCATGCGACCATCAAGGACATGTTCGGCGTGTCCTGCTTCTTGATCCTCTACGCCTGGTTCATCTTCTACATGCCGAACTACCTCGGCGACGCCGACAACTACATCCCGGCGAACCCTGGCGTGACGCCTCCGCACATCGTGCCGGAATGGTATTACCTGCCGTTCTACGCGATCCTGCGCTCGATCCCGAACAAGCTCGCTGGCGTCATCGCGATGTTCTCGGCGATCCTCATCCTGTGCTTCCTGCCCTGGCTCGACAGCGCCAGGACCAGGTCCTCGAAGTACCGTCCGCTCGCCAAGCAGTTCTTCTGGATCTTCGTCGTGGTCTGCCTGCTGCTCGGCTATCTCGGCGCACAGCCGCCGGAGGGCATCTATGTGATCGCCGGCCGCATCCTGACGGTCTGCTACTTCGCCTACTTCCTGATCGTGCTGCCGCTGCTCTCGCGCATCGAGACGCCGCGGTCGGTGCCGAACTCGATCTCGGAGGCGGTGCTTGCCAGGGGCGGTAAGGTCGCGGCTTCCGTCGCGGTCACGCTCGTTGCTGCGGGTGCGCTGTTCCTCGGCACGTTGCAGGACGCCCGCGCCGCCGAAGGCAACGACAAGCCGCCAGCCAACAAATGGTCGTTCGCAGGTCCGTTCGGCAAGTTCGACCGCGGTGCGCTCCAGCGCGGGCTGAAGGTCTACAAGGAGGTCTGCGCCAACTGCCACGGCCTGTCCTTCGTCGCCTTCCGCAACCTCGCGGAAGCCGGCGGCCCCGGCTATTCGCCGGCACAGGCGGTGGCGTTCGCCTCGGAGTACAAGATCAAGGACGGTCCGAATGATGCCGGTGACATGTTCGAGCGCCCGGGCCGCCCAGCCGACTACTTCCCCTCGCCATTCCCGAACGAGCAGGCGGCTCGTGCGGCGAACGGCGGTGCGGCGCCGCCCGACCTGTCGCTGATCACCAAGGCGCGCTCCTACGAACGCGGCTTCCCCTGGTTCATCTTCGACTTCTTCACGCAGTACCAGGAGCAGGGGCCGGACTACGTCGCGGCGGTGCTTCAGGGCTTTGAAGAGAAGGTGCCGGAGGGTGTGACCATCCCGGAGGGCTCGTACTACAACAAGTACTTCCCGGGCCACGCCATCAAGATGCCGAAGCCGCTCAGCGACGGTCAGGTGACCTATGACGACGGTTCGCCCACCACGGTCGCGCAGTACGCCAAGGACGTCACCACCTTCCTAATGTGGACCGCCGAGCCGCACATGGAAGCGCGAAAGCGCCTGGGCTTCCAGGTGTTCGTGTTCCTGATCATCTTCGCGGGGCTGATGTACTTCACCAAGAAGAAGGTCTGGGCCGACTCGCACTGA
- a CDS encoding dienelactone hydrolase family protein, which translates to MGTVITFKRPDGKDASGYLANAARGNAPGVVVIQEWWGLSDQIKGLCDRFALAGFDALAPDLYKGKVVPYHDTESANKEMNSLDFMDLTTQTVRGATQYLSRNGAKVGLTGFCLGGAVTIIGAARIPELAAGVVFYGIPPEQAAKPADVKIPLQAHFANKDDWCTPQVVDAFEKGMKAAGKSLELFRYDAEHAFVNEQRQAVHDREAAELAWGRATEFFRKHLG; encoded by the coding sequence ATGGGAACCGTCATCACCTTCAAGCGCCCTGACGGCAAGGATGCATCGGGCTATCTCGCCAACGCCGCGCGCGGCAATGCGCCGGGCGTCGTCGTGATCCAGGAGTGGTGGGGGCTGTCGGACCAGATCAAGGGCCTCTGCGACCGCTTTGCGCTGGCCGGTTTCGACGCCCTGGCGCCCGATCTCTACAAGGGCAAGGTGGTGCCGTATCACGACACCGAGAGCGCCAACAAGGAAATGAACTCGCTCGACTTCATGGACTTGACCACGCAGACCGTGCGCGGCGCTACACAATATCTTTCCCGCAATGGTGCCAAGGTCGGCCTGACGGGCTTCTGCCTCGGCGGCGCGGTGACCATCATCGGCGCCGCCAGGATCCCGGAGCTTGCGGCTGGCGTCGTGTTCTACGGCATCCCGCCGGAGCAGGCGGCCAAGCCTGCCGACGTCAAGATTCCGCTCCAGGCCCACTTCGCCAACAAGGACGACTGGTGTACGCCGCAGGTGGTGGATGCCTTCGAAAAGGGCATGAAGGCGGCCGGTAAATCGCTGGAGCTGTTCCGCTATGACGCCGAGCACGCCTTCGTCAACGAGCAGCGCCAGGCGGTGCACGACCGCGAGGCCGCCGAGCTCGCCTGGGGCCGGGCGACGGAGTTTTTCAGGAAGCATCTGGGGTAG
- a CDS encoding DUF4375 domain-containing protein — protein MIEGGRLATVVVPRSALEAARDTEKADYLTCAVVDYVNEIQRVGVYTGRELPAVAMQAYHADYYLAQVNNGGHSQFIGNTGIAMLPTTSGDALAGLKAMGASAQHQILREMMAWVEEHPGEAALQSGFGKRAAALNALDRRFYEAERQQPITELAARWIASWPELHAVAQEQYASEIERLAQLHPHRSHRRIWRSVHRISFQMTDSLQITVAAACGAVAPEPELKLMVLPGSNMEVAGQQCMAFGVKTDKGSRLCVYEEAGGQLYEYGPGDQRPRPAEMHEILKSFPPPLVGARLSVVEADTIRNFSRIAEQNLAAEAIDLLLGKSDLDPAAQITALRVSDDWAAWYAITGQTCVMVATLGDRADFVGSDGKAALTVTRAEIERHAAEAAAGRDSMRIQA, from the coding sequence ATGATCGAAGGAGGCCGCTTAGCAACGGTTGTCGTGCCTCGTAGTGCACTGGAAGCGGCTCGGGATACCGAGAAGGCTGATTATCTGACCTGCGCGGTGGTCGATTACGTCAACGAAATTCAACGCGTCGGCGTCTACACGGGACGTGAGCTGCCGGCTGTGGCTATGCAGGCCTATCACGCTGACTACTATCTCGCTCAGGTCAACAACGGCGGTCACAGTCAGTTCATCGGCAACACGGGCATCGCGATGCTTCCGACGACGTCTGGCGATGCGCTCGCGGGACTGAAGGCTATGGGAGCGAGCGCGCAGCACCAGATCTTGCGAGAGATGATGGCCTGGGTGGAGGAACACCCCGGGGAGGCTGCGCTGCAAAGCGGATTCGGAAAGCGCGCTGCGGCGCTCAATGCGCTTGATCGCCGCTTCTATGAGGCAGAACGACAGCAACCCATAACAGAACTTGCGGCTCGATGGATCGCAAGCTGGCCCGAATTGCACGCCGTCGCGCAGGAGCAGTACGCTTCCGAAATCGAGCGGCTTGCGCAACTTCACCCGCATCGGTCGCACCGCCGGATCTGGCGAAGCGTTCACCGGATCAGCTTCCAGATGACCGACAGCTTGCAAATCACGGTGGCGGCGGCATGCGGGGCGGTGGCGCCCGAGCCAGAGCTCAAGCTCATGGTTCTTCCAGGAAGCAATATGGAGGTGGCAGGGCAGCAATGCATGGCCTTCGGCGTTAAGACCGACAAGGGCTCGCGACTGTGCGTCTATGAGGAAGCGGGTGGACAACTTTATGAATACGGCCCGGGCGATCAGAGGCCGAGGCCTGCGGAAATGCATGAAATTTTGAAGAGCTTTCCGCCGCCCCTGGTGGGCGCGCGGCTATCTGTTGTCGAGGCTGACACGATTCGGAACTTCTCGAGAATCGCAGAGCAAAACCTGGCGGCCGAAGCCATCGATTTGTTGCTGGGAAAGTCGGATCTGGATCCAGCTGCGCAGATCACGGCGCTGAGAGTGAGCGACGACTGGGCGGCATGGTATGCGATCACCGGGCAGACCTGCGTTATGGTGGCAACCTTGGGCGACCGCGCCGACTTCGTCGGATCTGACGGCAAGGCCGCGCTCACGGTAACGCGAGCCGAAATCGAGCGTCATGCCGCAGAGGCAGCCGCTGGTCGAGACAGCATGCGGATCCAGGCATGA